The following are encoded together in the Plasmodium reichenowi strain SY57 chromosome 3, whole genome shotgun sequence genome:
- a CDS encoding T-complex protein 1 epsilon subunit, putative: MNIAIDEYGQPFVILREEEKKRIKGIEAHKSNILAAKVVADILKSSIGPRGMDKIIVSEDNNVTVTNDGATILEKIDVQHECAKLLVELSKSQDNEIGDGTTGVVIIAGVLLEEAYALIDKGIHPLRIADGFENACNIALKVIEDIALTVDIEENDHKILKKVAKTSLSSKIVSSKKDLLSNIVVDAVLSVADMKRKDVRFDLIKIEGKTGGLLEESTLIKGIVLNKELSHSQMIKEVRNAKIAILTCPFEPPKPKIKHKLNITNVDAYRDLQAIEKKYFYDMVDSLKKAGANFVICQWGFDDEANYLLLKENIPAIRWVGGVEMELIAIATGGKIIPRFEDIDESKLGKADLIREISHGTVNNPMVYIEGCSNTKAITILLRGGNQMMIEECERSVHDALCSVRNLIRDNRILPGGGSTEIYAALEIEKVADKCKGIEQYAIRAFGNALLSIPINLCNNMGLNSIDIISEIKTKIIQDKTKNLGIDCLNYKVGDMIERGIFETFNSKYNQFSLATQVVKMILKIDDVIAPNDFN; encoded by the coding sequence ATGAATATTGCTATTGATGAGTATGGTCAACCCTTTGTTATATTAAGGgaagaagaaaagaaaCGAATTAAGGGGATTGAGGCACATAAGAGTAACATATTAGCAGCTAAGGTAGTAGCTGATATATTGAAAAGTTCTATAGGTCCAAGAGGTATGGataaaataatagtaagtgaagataataatgtaaCTGTTACAAATGACGGGGCAACAATTTTAGAGAAAATCGATGTACAACATGAATGTGCTAAATTATTAGTAGAATTATCAAAAAGTCAAGATAATGAAATTGGAGATGGTACTACAGGAGTAGTTATTATAGCAGGTGTATTATTAGAAGAAGCTTATGCTTTAATCGATAAAGGAATACATCCTTTAAGAATAGCTGATGGATTTGAGAATGCTTGTAATATAGCATTAAAAGTTATAGAAGATATTGCTTTAACAGTAGATattgaagaaaatgatcataaaatattaaagaaaGTAGCTAAAACATCCTTAAGTTCTAAAATAGTATCTAGTAAAAAAGATTTATTATCAAATATTGTTGTGGATGCCGTTTTATCAGTGGCAGatatgaaaagaaaagatgTTCGTTttgatttaataaaaatagaagGTAAAACTGGAGGATTATTAGAAGAATCAACTTTAATAAAAGGTATTgttttaaataaagaattatcACATTCTCAAATGATTAAAGAAGTTCGTAATGCAAAAATTGCAATTTTAACATGCCCATTTGAACCACCTAAACccaaaataaaacataaattaaatataactAATGTAGATGCATATAGAGATTTACAAGCTatagaaaagaaatatttcTATGATATGGTAGATTCTCTTAAAAAAGCAGGAGCGAATTTTGTTATATGCCAATGGGGTTTTGACGATGAAgcaaattatttattattaaaagaaaatatacCAGCTATCAGATGGGTTGGAGGTGTTGAAATGGAATTAATAGCTATTGCTACCGGTGGAAAAATTATACCAAGATTTGAAGATATTGATGAATCTAAATTAGGTAAAGCAGATTTAATTCGAGAAATTAGTCATGGAACTGTAAACAACCCTATGGTATATATTGAAGGATGCTCTAATACAAAAGCAATAACTATTTTATTAAGAGGAGGTAATCAAATGATGATTGAAGAATGTGAAAGAAGTGTTCATGATGCTCTCTGTTCTGTTCGTAATTTAATTAGAGATAACCGTATTTTACCAGGTGGAGGTTCAACCGAAATATATGCTGCTCTAGAAATAGAAAAAGTTGCTGATAAATGTAAAGGTATAGAACAATATGCTATCAGAGCTTTTGGTAATGCTTTATTATCTATACCTATCAACTTATGTAACAATATGGGTCTAAATAGTATTGATATCATTTCAGAAATTAAAACCAAAATTATTCAAgacaaaacaaaaaatcTAGGTATCGATTGTCTAAATTATAAAGTTGGTGATATGATTGAAAGAGGAATATTTGAAACTTTTAATTCCAAATATAACCAATTTTCTTTGGCTACACAAGTTGttaaaatgatattaaaaattgaCGATGTTATAGCTCCAAACGACTTcaattaa
- a CDS encoding oocyst capsule protein, putative, translating into MHIFNIYNILFACLIGIVFSSGVDEVQLDPINNYNSRNLKKSKLLPKQKRYILDIYSFGNTCVIDYENICETTDYNILVKDGISGHSVKIMLVQKEKSDIISVHTLMGKFNEHRDVYFRFINIPSLHYDIIVEVSDLIYNQDYDIGKGCHCISCTDFTREISLNNMENNIIHKTRSDKKNRLTYPQKSFVNGHNLFNKFLFFHSEINSSTIENYQTLYENYHELVSPCSGVIMTHSEKYNIHYDITSSNVHCYHVYLVDKFMNKLNMNKKVSDENIKFKNAIMISFGKKDSDQLIEIINNQNINLPLMYDNSYYIPRGTVQGSLVKINTNRILSKAKYIYKNNMYNRMEYVHMFRILFQLYAQYNKISNEKMLYYTTGLHLPDHSTHVNQPNNGIYALELAVLLNSLNFEFNAETIGLNDNVVIKKEKDFISEYGTNVYAQIVNNQLILRELSSEICLLILESIAREFSMYINNKLKSSLKNKCYIMRIGNSYANLSTMYYTYELDCNMTLYYQEFHLSDDIMIKRHITNKTLFEDVSIELVYNEIFAYSVYVHAHLDRKNVDTLKKFVSKYVNNNSIISILVVGRKSDRTETFVDFELKKISFSINCIENCTNIEPIVIEDNYDYIAISKICIENNNGLSTICFPEYTFSYIFDTRLLRVHTLSINPYPEVVLTVETHTEITESYYCVLIPHIPIIPNTFFPINYNDKVCKEYINRCHLITSKVLINNAKVPNAIKDLHGNLKLSFLTNFNERHEEMLQVVYTSNFSSDKEEHILTHYSNSLYTNMHNNMMHSSREKVMFNSSVNKESYDLHSNDDDNFYDYESLLELKEFNIKIYNELIYNNELIIHIQTSKNDDISLYPFGQINVNYNKIKKNVYMKFMNDYIYFYDEKEEGYNESMSIIPSARSMPSSHNPFVNVSPYTYECLGAYAYLMNKFNILVNGSLNCEAINMIIEVLLKGKMGKYFIGNNKNKIYLNFYKRDKGSLDVFDLVEMGIYESHGIPLKPTKVYKLNVSIDEYNQNLLYAHKNLKYPNKYYSNVYILMFKVAYLFNNYDFYTFFYDLTGIRLIDSNVISNIGQLPKQDRENIGSVHELLKGKFGISIDRHTTSFEELLNEISLLAAYIVELTSSYKLSATALNNNSSTISTNKNYNYVTPFAEIKYFVYIDEFKYKNEKYDINEMMYHMSQWDVLLIKKKILCCSNFVDEVENSLKYFILYKYISNDNKIFIPSDNRNMITKANNIIQKMLERPIESIDVCEYGEDEILFTIQLIMSKSGYVSKLIPNEPAHVECINLDMIDYNENVINNFYTAADSNGILVTITMNKTLLDNIIKIQEHTTNNMDYMVYFLYRNLSYPFIGKSNKKETLEMKRFLLVHGGEPVNDKKSDIIFNTYLDILNNDSIFMLEKIIFVSKNGDKIVKELNVEYQTFFVHPFNLLLLLIDNKHPNNERIRTFETYYNQTLTCNHYNNGLQVCDNYPEFSYNVHYSPFYVSYLENNQRKDILFTKSEVLPHVVNNYASTISNRYNIKLGGKIMHPDIYNTVQTIIHEVATSVGTYNLNTCGTLYLNNNRLHLMNDKNSLISNIWYDNYNCINRGAIFREIIEICHFEKEDLANLFGDLQSNILPYTLNKKFFDILTREELKILIYYFVSIPPQVISSIKESSIYLEISELKDVNKNNSMIIIKDNILYINREMLHNVENIKESFVLFNTNLYLNIIKYVPTSNDELLIKELWDVQHYMEDYIYNNDGCNNSFFTHRGYLELPHNILTYHYPSFTYIDREEIYIKKKPDSHFSFNNVFLYEGQNYMKEKYLSAILVLSPYKFSSVEEVSYIRIIGNSLDNKNQLLLNCYPRKNYDNSFVKDFNLEPNSVYFVCNNVLVKYLKNGLYEFNNYFIQYEKDGEITRQILEPMPVRPVYEVKNNNILLPVDEEKISIIIKNINKGGNKNDSVVKYLIYVCSDSIILHENPYMVVKPIFTLKSYLYNISTHIIDDYMSYKYPRKLKHLEYINIPFIRSIFKSNTIDLSLVHHNRVEEDHKVCTVYGLEISKSYELIRVIIRDIFNNEFVVSLVDEQISVDKNNNKDDALPEKEKEPEIVEKPITDDKKERWNPFLFIIECADPSKENAPKEELYFVVYTKCIIHEGQMSLRVTGTEYMIDRNVDVLLTRNIFDVIYKNILKKATLLNGDYYVHILGNIDIIDNIRSINAETNMHVVRVDNNGMDYNENKKMIIRTDARKRDFPIDLYNKKKISRNTHNPAIPKVLSRIDRNENIQKIEQKVVVPKISYVRKVDCLVNISELPESRSTSGELFRNSYILLTGNLSSSTCNVQVIDGKFFGTCVEGECILEESFLKRMLEDSTHLIHKGTLKDGIYELKIEKRVHLDKEIALYDNIIGNGLTDIIASSGGSLTPSNSLLPPTSYVCIIEKITAGDKTDLSQFKKIIEFESVNKIKNGRYKINMVNGGEYIIQPIRDSVAHENDEILKNCISKAWSTPKKEHTGGIMYYIKIIDTKKYNEKEKRKDNILYDKADKDERGYYLLVTKSMQGNIPNPIDNKIIHFVSKKNLSNSTYSIIIIDGKVYKPLVGSSFSSDYSIDLFKKEEEKFFSDLMKLLYAKPQNGLYYLQISKEKINDMNHYGIHDIITIRDNSFFFEELDKENAQNNIGYHILITNTHLENVGTNKVDEIFIVHNYFMKPGLYYITVKDGKYILDDFSSDDKTDIKENDIEDIIKLSGKKLSDDIYEIVIERVYAILEGKNIYYKKMEEKEENIKNVTAPAPRVVEPKKQKTFFRSYVYLLDNGKGESCSFKKIIEGRLDNIKNGRYSVQVLNGFYYPSIISGPQIINDYIKTIIDNAWFLDDNKEIRYYVDVHTYPEITDISTADQIIGEEYYYIVLKYLDGEQDESFEKSQKIKIVAHNLEVGEYEIEVIDDNNFIGKDLYGNEMEPMLVKNIILLSYRKVKKGKYHITIMKHIVKIKVKNDNHYNINNMNWLRTLVTKDNNSSNNIILLPYEQQTLPLNTINYPPINENSSIISEYRAKKSSNRSVEMTHCSSTNKYNCRNLLRSRRRLV; encoded by the coding sequence atgcatatttttaatatatataatattttatttgcTTGCCTTATAGGCATTGTATTCTCATCTGGTGTTGATGAGGTTCAGTTAGATCCTATTAACAATTACAATTCAAGGAATTTAAAGAAATCCAAATTGTTACCAAAGCAAAAGAGATACATTTTGGATATTTATTCCTTTGGGAATACATGTGTAATTgattatgaaaatatatgtgaaaCTACAGACTATAATATCCTTGTTAAAGATGGAATAAGTGGACATAGTGTTAAGATTATGTTGGTTCAAAAGGAAAAAAGTGATATCATATCAGTACATACTTTAATGGGAAAATTTAACGAACACAGAGATGTATATTTCcgttttataaatattccCTCATTACACTATGATATTATTGTAGAAGTTTCAGacttaatatataatcaaGATTATGATATTGGAAAAGGATGTCATTGCATATCGTGTACTGATTTTACAAGAGAAATAAGtttgaataatatggaaaataaCATTATACATAAAACAAGAAGTGACAAGAAAAATAGATTAACATACCCTCAAAAATCATTTGTTAATGGACATAACTTATTTaacaaatttttatttttccatTCTGAAATAAATTCTAGTACTATTGAAAATTATCAAAcattatatgaaaattatcATGAATTGGTATCTCCATGTTCTGGAGTTATTATGACTCATTCAGAGAAATATAACATTCATTATGATATTACGTCATCAAATGTTCATTGTTACCATGTATATTTAGTAGACAAatttatgaataaattaaatatgaacaaaaagGTTAGTGATgagaatataaaatttaagAATGCTATAATGATCTCATTCGGAAAAAAAGATAGTGATCAACTAATAGAgattataaataatcaaaatataaaccTTCCCTTAATGTATGACAATAGTTATTATATACCTAGAGGTACTGTTCAAGGAAGTTTAGTAAAAATCAATACTAATCGTATTCTTTCAAAAGccaaatatatatataaaaataatatgtacaATAGAATGGAATATGTGCACATGTTCAGAATTTTATTTCAATTATATGcacaatataataagatatcaaatgaaaaaatgttatattatactaCTGGTTTGCATTTACCAGATCATAGTACACATGTAAATCAACCAAATAACGGCATATATGCATTAGAATTGGCAGTCTTATTAAATTCATTGAACTTTGAATTTAATGCAGAAACTATTGGATTAAACGATAATGTTGTGattaaaaaagagaaaGATTTTATTTCAGAGTATGGTACAAATGTATACGCACAAATAGTAAATAATCAATTAATATTAAGAGAATTATCATCAgaaatatgtttattaatattagaATCTATAGCTCGTGAATTTagtatgtatataaataataaattaaaaagttctttaaaaaataaatgttaCATTATGAGAATTGGTAATAGTTATGCTAACTTATCTACAATGtattatacatatgaaTTAGATTGTAACATGACTTTGTATTATCAAGAATTTCATTTATCCGATGATATTATGATTAAACGCCATATAACGAACAAAACTTTATTTGAAGATGTCAGTATTGAACTTGtttataatgaaatatttgCGTATTCTGTATATGTGCATGCACATTTAGATAGAAAAAATGTCGATACATTAAAAAAGTTTGTATcaaaatatgtaaataacAACAGTATCATAAGTATTCTAGTAGTTGGACGTAAAAGTGATAGAACAGAAACATTTGTAGATtttgaattaaaaaaaatatcgTTTTCAATTAATTGTATTGAGAATTGTACAAACATAGAACCAATAGTAATAGAAGATAATTACGATTATATAGCTATAAGTAAAATATGTATAGAGAATAATAATGGATTATCTACTATATGTTTTCCTGAGTAtacattttcatatatatttgatacTAGATTATTGAGAGTACATACGTTAAGTATCAATCCATATCCTGAAGTAGTATTAACTGTTGAAACTCATACTGAAATAACTGAATCGTATTATTGTGTTTTGATACCTCATATACCTATAATACCAAATACATTTTTCCCcattaattataatgataaggTATGTAAAGAATACATAAATCGTTGTCACCTTATAACATCTAAAGTGTTGATTAATAATGCGAAAGTACCAAATGCTATAAAGGATTTACATGgtaatttaaaattatccTTCTTAACCAATTTTAACGAAAGACATGAAGAAATGTTACAAGTAGTATATACATCAAATTTTAGTTCTGATAAGGAGGAACATATATTAACTCATTATAGTAACAGTTTGTACACAAATAtgcataataatatgatgCATTCTAGTCGCGAGAAAGTAATGTTTAATTCTTCTGTGAATAAGGAATCGTACGATTTGCATTcaaatgatgatgataatttttatgattatgAATCATTATTagaattaaaagaatttaatataaaaatatataatgagttaatatataacaatgAATTAATCATACATATACAAACATCCAAGAATGAtgatatatcattatatcCTTTTGGTCAAATTAatgtaaattataataagatAAAGAAGAATGTCTATATGAAATTTATGAATGATTACATATACTTTTATGATGAGAAAGAGGAGGGATATAATGAAAGTATGTCTATTATACCATCAGCACGATCTATGCCTTCGAGTCATAATCCATTTGTGAATGTATCTCCTTATACTTATGAATGTTTAGGTGCATATGCATATTTAATGAACAAGTTCAATATATTAGTGAATGGCTCCTTAAATTGTGAGGcaataaatatgataatagAAGTGTTATTGAAGGGTAAAATGGGTAAATATTTCATAggaaataataagaataagatatatttaaatttttataaacgTGATAAAGGTTCATTAGATGTTTTTGATTTAGTTGAAATGGGGATATATGAATCTCATGGAATTCCATTAAAGCCAACTAAGGTATACAAATTGAATGTTAGTATTGATGAATATAATCAGAATTTGCTTTATGCTCATAAAAATTTGAAATATCctaataaatattattctaACGTTTACATTTTGATGTTCAAGGTAGCCTATTTGTTTAATAATTACGACTTTTATACATTCTTTTATGATTTAACTGGAATACGTTTAATAGATTCTAATGTTATCAGTAATATAGGTCAATTACCAAAACAAGATAGAGAAAATATAGGAAGTGTGCACGAATTATTAAAAGGCAAATTTGGTATATCTATTGATAGGCACACGACCTCTTTtgaagaattattaaaCGAGATATCATTATTGGCAGCATATATAGTAGAATTAACATCGTCATATAAATTGAGTGCGACAgctttaaataataattcaagTACAATTTctacaaataaaaattataattatgtaaCTCCTTTTGCTGAGATAAAATATTTCGTATATATAGATGAGTTCAAATATaagaatgaaaaatatgatatcAACGAAATGATGTATCACATGTCACAATGGGATGTATTGttgataaaaaagaaaattcTTTGTTGTTCTAATTTTGTGGATGAAGTAGAAAATTCCcttaaatattttattttatataaatacataagtaatgacaataaaatatttataccTTCAGATAATAGAAACATGATAACTAAGGCAAATAACATAATACAGAAAATGTTAGAAAGACCTATTGAATCTATTGATGTATGTGAATATGGAGAagatgaaatattatttacaatACAATTAATAATGTCAAAATCTGGATATGTGTCAAAACTGATACCAAATGAACCTGCACATGTGGAATGTATAAATTTGGATATGATTgattataatgaaaatgttataaataatttttatactGCTGCTGATAGTAATGGAATATTAGTAACTATAACTATGAATAAAACATTATTggataatattataaagataCAAGAACATACTACTAATAATATGGATTATATGGTATACTTTTTATACAGAAATTTATCATACCCTTTTATTGGAAAATCCAATAAAAAGGAAACTTTAGAAATGAAAAGATTTTTATTGGTACATGGTGGTGAACCTGTAAATGATAAAAAGTcagatataatatttaatacatatttagATATACTAAATAATGATTCTATTTTCATGTTAgagaaaataatttttgtatCTAAAAATGGAGATAAAATAGTTAAAGAATTGAATGTAGAATATCAAACATTTTTTGTTCATccatttaatttattattattattaatagaTAATAAGCACCCAAACAATGAAAGAATTAGAACTTTTgaaacatattataatcaaACGCTTACATGtaatcattataataatggtTTACAAGTGTGTGATAATTATCCTGAATTTTCTTATAATGTGCATTATTCCCCATTTTATGTATCTTATTTAGAGAATAATCAAAGAAAGgacattttatttacaaaaaGTGAAGTACTTCCTCATGTGGTAAATAATTATGCAAGTACTATATCTaatagatataatataaaattagGAGGAAAAATTATGCATCcagatatatataacacaGTCCAAACGATAATTCACGAGGTGGCAACTTCTGTTGgaacatataatttaaatacTTGTGGCACAttatatttgaataataatCGATTACATTTGATGAATGATAAAAATTCGTTAATTTCAAACATATGgtatgataattataattgtATAAATAGAGGTGCGATATTTAGAGAAATCATAGAAATATGTCATTTTGAAAAAGAGGATTTGGCTAATCTGTTTGGTGACTTACaaagtaatatattacCCTATACGTTGAACAAGAaattttttgatatattgACAAGAGAAGAATTGAAgattttaatttattattttgtatcTATACCACCTCAAGTTATATCTTCCATAAAAGAATCATCTATCTATTTAGAAATAAGTGAATTAAAAgatgtaaataaaaataatagtatGATTATCATAAAAGACAATATACTATATATCAATAGGGAAATGTTACATAATGTGGAAAATATCAAAGAATCTTTTGTGTTATTTAATACcaatttatatttgaatataataaaatatgtaccTACATCAAATGATGAATtgttaataaaagaattatgGGATGTACAACATTATATGGAagattatatttataataatgatggATGTAacaattctttttttacaCACAGAGGTTATTTAGAATTGCcacataatattttaacatATCATTATCCAAGTTTTACTTATATAGATAGGGAAGAGATttatattaagaaaaaacCAGATTcacatttttcttttaataatgtatttttatatgaaggtcaaaattatatgaagGAGAAATACTTGAGTGCCATTCTTGTTTTGTCCCcatataaattttcatCAGTGGAAGAAGTTTCTTATATACGTATAATAGGTAATTCCttagataataaaaatcaGTTACTATTAAATTGTTATCCTCgtaaaaattatgataattcTTTTGTAAAAGATTTTAATTTGGAGCCTAATTCCGTTTATTTCGTTTGTAACAATGTGTTagtaaaatatttgaaaaatggtttatatgaatttaataattatttcattCAATATGAAAAGGATGGAGAAATAACTCGTCAAATCCTTGAGCCTATGCCAGTAAGGCCAGTATATgaagtaaaaaataataacattttattaCCGGTTGATGAGGAAAAGATATCcataattataaagaaCATAAATAAGGGAGGTAATAAAAACGATAGTGTagttaaatatttaatatatgtatgttcAGATTCAATTATATTACATGAAAACCCTTATATGGTCGTCAAACCGATATTTACTTTAAAAtcatatttgtataatataagCACACATATAATTGATGATTATATGTCTTATAAATATCCAAGAAAATTAAAGCATTTGGAGTATATCAACATCCCATTTATTCGAAGTATATTTAAAAGCAATACAATCGATTTGTCATTAGTACATCATAACAGGGTGGAAGAAGACCATAAGGTGTGTACTGTGTATGGTTTAGAAATTTCTAAGAGTTATGAGTTAATAAGGGTGATAATACGggatatatttaataatgaatTCGTGGTAAGTTTGGTTGATGAACAAATTTCAgtagataaaaataataataaggatgATGCTTTGCCTGAAAAGGAGAAAGAACCTGAAATTGTTGAAAAACCAATAACtgatgataaaaaagaGAGATGGAAtccatttttattcatCATAGAATGTGCTGACCCAAGTAAAGAAAATGCACCAAAAGAAGAATTGTATTTTGTTGtatatacaaaatgtattattCATGAAGGACAAATGTCTTTAAGAGTTACAGGAACAGAATATATGATAGACCGAAATGTAGATGTATTGTTAACTCGTAATATCTTTGATGtcatatacaaaaatattcttaAGAAGGCAACATTATTAAATGGAGATTATTATGTGCATATTTTAGGGAATATAGACATAATCGATAATATTCGCTCTATAAACGCTGAAACGAATATGCATGTAGTGCGTGTAGATAACAATGGAATGGACTATAAcgaaaataagaaaatgATTATAAGAACGGATGCAAGAAAAAGAGATTTTCCTATTGatttgtataataaaaaaaaaataagtaGAAATACACATAATCCTGCTATCCCAAAAGTTTTATCAAGAATTGATAGGaatgaaaatatacaaaaaattgAACAAAAAGTTGTTGTTCCAAAAATTAGTTATGTTAGAAAAGTGGACTGTTTAGTTAATATCAGTGAACTGCCTGAGAGTAGAAGCACATCGGGTGAATTATTTAGAAATTCCTACATTTTATTAACTGGTAATTTAAGTTCTAGCACATGTAATGTACAAGTTATTGATGGGAAATTTTTTGGAACGTGTGTCGAAGGGGAATGTATATTAGAAGAATCTTTTCTTAAGCGCATGCTTGAAGACAGTACTCATTTGATTCACAAGGGTACACTGAAAGATGGTATATATGAATTGAAAATTGAAAAACGTGTACATTTAGATAAAGAAATTGcattatatgataatatcATCGGAAATGGTTTAACAGACATTATTGCATCATCAGGTGGTAGTTTAACACCTTCAAATTCGTTGTTACCACCTACGTCttatgtatgtattattGAAAAGATAACTGCTGGTGATAAAACTGATTTGTCacaatttaaaaaaattatagaaTTTGAAAGtgttaataaaataaaaaatggaaGGTATAAGATAAATATGGTAAATGGAGGAGAGTATATCATTCAACCTATAAGGGATAGTGTAGCACACgaaaatgatgaaataCTTAAAAACTGTATAAGCAAAGCATGGAGTACACCTAAGAAAGAGCATACCGGAGGAATAATgtattacataaaaattatagataccaaaaaatataatgaaaaagaaaaaagaaaagacaatatattatatgataaagCGGATAAAGATGAAAGAGGATATTATCTTTTAGTAACTAAATCAATGCAAGGAAATATACCAAATCCTATTGATAATAAGATAATACATTTTGTGTCTAAGAAAAATCTTTCTAATTCGACATATtctataataataatagatGGTAAGGTATATAAACCGCTTGTTGGAAGTTCTTTTTCTTCAGATTATAGTAttgatttatttaaaaaggaGGAAGAAAAGTTTTTTTCAGATTtaatgaaattattatatgctAAGCCCCAAAACGGTTTATATTACCTTCAAATTTCTAAAGAGAAAATAAACGATATGAATCATTATGGTATACATGATATAATAACTATTCGAgataattcttttttttttgaagaGTTAGATAAAGAGAATGCACAAAACAACATAGGATATCATATACTAATAACAAATACGCATTTAGAAAATGTAGGCACGAATAAAGTGgatgaaatatttatagtgcataattattttatgaaaccaggattatattatataacgGTGAAGGatggaaaatatattttggACGATTTTAGTAGTGATGATAAAACtgatataaaagaaaatgacATAGAggatattataaaattgagtggcaaaaaattatcggatgatatatatgaaatagTTATTGAACGTGTGTACGCAATATTggaaggaaaaaatatatattataagaaaatggaagaaaaagaagaaaacataaaaaatgtaacaGCACCAGCACCACGTGTTGTTGAGCCAAAAAAACAGAAAACATTTTTCAGATCTTACGTGTACTTATTGGATAATGGAAAAGGCGAATCATGTtcattcaaaaaaataatagaaGGAAGGTTAgataacataaaaaatggAAGATATAGTGTACAAGTCTTGAATGGTTTTTATTATCCATCTATTATAAGTGGACCACAAATCATAAATGATTATATCAAAACGATAATAGATAATGCATGGTTCTTGGAcgataataaagaaatacGATATTATGTAGATGTCCATACGTATCCAGAAATAACAGATATAAGTACTGCTGATCAGATAATAGGGGAAGAATACTATTATATCgttttgaaatatttagATGGAGAACAAGATGAAAGTTTTGAAAAATCTCAGAAAATCAAGATAGTTGCTCATAATTTAGAAGTAGGAGAATATGAAATTGAAGTAAtagatgataataatttcattGGAAAGGATCTATATGGAAATGAAATGGAACCAATGTTGgtgaaaaatattattttattatcttatagaaaagttaaaaaaggaaaatatcACATTACAATTATGAAACAtatagtaaaaataaaagtcaaaaatgataatcattataatataaataatatgaattgGTTACGAACTTTGGTAACAAAAGATAACAACAGTAGTAACAACATAATCTTATTACCCTATGAACAACAAACATTACCTTTGAATACAATAAATTATCCACCTATCAACGAAAATAGTAGTATAATATCTGAATATCGTGCAAAGAAATCTTCAAATCGAAGTGTAGAAATGACTCACTGTTCTTCTACGAACAAATACAATTGTAGAAATTTATTAAGAAGTAGAAGGAGATTAGTTTAA